In Microbacterium enclense, one genomic interval encodes:
- a CDS encoding 2-isopropylmalate synthase — MTTLTPTWNRQRPSGMPSHRYTDVFSRVEIPLRDAERRWPTRRITHAPLWVPVDLRDGNQALAEPMDPERKRRYFELLVRMGYTEIEVGYPSASQTDFDFVRLIAETDIAPDDVTIVVFTPARRDLIERTIASIRGIRNEVVIHLYTATAPTWRDTVLGKDRDELRELILRGGHDVWELAGHLPNVRFEFSPEVFTLTEPDYVLEVCDAMTELWDATPERPVILNLPATVEVATPNVYADQIEYMHTHLARRDAVILSVHPHNDRGTGVACAELAVLAGAQRVEGCIFGNGERTGNVDLATLALNLHAQGVDPMIDFSDIDAIRRTVEHCNRLEVPARHPYVGDLVHTAFSGTHQDAIRKGFAEHRARAVAEGRDEREIAWRVPYLPIDPADIGRTYDAVIRVNSQSGKGGVAYLLETEYGVELPRRLQIDLSHHVQRHTDATGDEVAAADVWAIFVGAYLTGSSDAVRLSSLRVDGAGTHVDVAVDGTEHHGLSETGPVDALVRALSASGIELDILSLHQTSLRAGADAEALTLLEYRHPDGTAWAAGRDGSVLDATVEAVVRAANAVAAARKIAAR, encoded by the coding sequence ATGACCACCCTCACCCCCACCTGGAACCGGCAGCGCCCTTCCGGCATGCCCTCCCATCGCTACACCGACGTGTTCTCACGCGTGGAGATCCCCCTGCGTGATGCGGAGCGACGCTGGCCCACCCGGCGGATCACCCACGCACCCCTCTGGGTCCCCGTCGACCTGCGCGACGGCAATCAGGCCCTTGCCGAACCCATGGACCCCGAACGCAAGCGACGCTACTTCGAACTCCTGGTGCGGATGGGCTACACCGAGATCGAGGTCGGCTACCCGTCCGCTTCGCAGACCGACTTCGACTTCGTCCGACTCATCGCCGAGACCGACATCGCCCCCGACGACGTCACGATCGTCGTCTTCACCCCGGCCCGTCGCGACCTCATCGAACGCACCATCGCCTCGATCCGTGGCATCCGCAACGAGGTCGTCATCCACCTCTACACCGCGACGGCTCCGACGTGGCGTGACACCGTGCTGGGGAAAGATCGCGACGAGCTGCGAGAGCTCATCCTCCGCGGCGGGCACGACGTGTGGGAGCTCGCCGGCCACCTCCCGAACGTGCGGTTCGAGTTCTCCCCCGAGGTCTTCACCCTCACGGAACCCGACTACGTCCTCGAGGTCTGCGACGCGATGACCGAGCTGTGGGATGCCACGCCCGAGCGCCCCGTCATCCTGAACCTGCCCGCCACCGTCGAGGTCGCCACCCCTAACGTGTACGCCGATCAGATCGAGTACATGCACACGCACCTCGCCCGCCGCGACGCGGTGATCCTCTCCGTGCACCCGCACAATGACCGCGGCACGGGCGTCGCGTGCGCCGAGCTCGCCGTCCTCGCCGGGGCGCAGCGCGTCGAGGGGTGCATCTTCGGCAACGGCGAGCGCACCGGCAACGTCGACCTCGCGACGCTCGCCCTGAACCTGCACGCGCAGGGCGTCGATCCGATGATCGACTTCTCCGACATCGACGCGATCCGCCGGACCGTCGAGCACTGCAACCGCCTCGAGGTGCCCGCGCGGCATCCGTACGTCGGCGACCTCGTGCACACCGCATTCAGCGGGACGCATCAGGATGCCATCCGCAAGGGCTTCGCCGAGCATCGCGCCCGCGCGGTCGCCGAGGGCCGCGACGAGCGCGAGATCGCCTGGCGCGTGCCCTACCTGCCGATCGACCCGGCCGACATCGGCCGCACGTACGACGCCGTCATCCGCGTGAACTCGCAGTCGGGCAAGGGCGGCGTCGCGTATCTGCTCGAGACGGAGTACGGCGTCGAGCTGCCCCGGCGTCTGCAGATCGACCTGTCGCACCACGTGCAGCGCCACACCGACGCCACCGGCGACGAGGTGGCGGCCGCCGACGTCTGGGCGATCTTCGTCGGGGCGTATCTGACCGGGTCGAGCGACGCCGTCCGCCTCTCGTCGCTGCGGGTCGATGGCGCAGGCACGCACGTCGACGTCGCGGTCGATGGCACCGAGCACCACGGCCTCTCGGAGACCGGGCCCGTCGACGCGCTCGTGCGCGCGCTCTCCGCGAGCGGGATCGAGCTCGACATCCTGTCGCTGCACCAGACCTCGCTGCGCGCGGGAGCGGATGCCGAGGCCCTCACCCTCCTCGAGTACCGCCACCCCGACGGCACGGCGTGGGCGGCCGGACGCGACGGGTCGGTGCTCGACGCCACAGTGGAGGCGGTGGTGCGCGCCGCGAACGCGGTGGCGGCGGCACGGAAAATCGCGGCGAGATGA
- a CDS encoding LuxR C-terminal-related transcriptional regulator, giving the protein MRTEHQALDHLRAARDAGGAQAVLRVLAEHWDALLHDHPKELLLTLDAMSVEALTSHPQLVHYRRFLLDRNPPAEAEPMSREGSLEELRSLTRQVVAARTLGRITVAAKRADAATAFLRNISEASPRLTQSLPPLHYEWAETFVQAGRFTDALGQFIDAHEGARDTGDDRMARASAGGAALMHAVFGRGREAQTLLADVPTGLDEENATLSTVPGAIAHAWRDIDRLEYDRASRILARIEVSESPSYWVPYYIARTTLAAAGREGPQTLLAHFDTFLDSRPTWGVAAPGHVEAIGIIRHLLLRQLERPEQAMKELSLQPASPRAGLFPQVQAVTQARHLLTLGHVHQARQLVRPLLNVESSRPRILIPALLLAAETDGTQSAEVFLRRAAVLAQWHGHYSPLLYSSPDVRYRVTEILSESGEDVGDRILSLPSHTRTYGTDLLSDREREVVELAMNGLKIVDIASHLHVSPNTVKSHLFRVYRKLEISTKKQLAERIGAYR; this is encoded by the coding sequence TTGAGAACCGAGCACCAGGCTCTCGATCACCTCCGTGCGGCGCGTGACGCCGGCGGAGCGCAAGCCGTGCTGCGCGTTCTCGCGGAGCACTGGGACGCGTTGCTGCACGACCATCCGAAGGAACTCCTGCTGACGCTGGATGCCATGTCGGTGGAGGCACTGACGTCTCATCCACAGCTCGTGCACTACCGGCGTTTCCTCCTCGATCGGAATCCCCCCGCCGAGGCGGAACCGATGTCGCGCGAAGGGTCTCTCGAGGAGCTTCGTTCGCTCACCCGTCAGGTGGTGGCCGCCCGAACCCTCGGCCGCATCACGGTCGCGGCGAAACGTGCCGATGCGGCGACCGCCTTCCTGCGGAACATCTCCGAGGCCTCGCCTCGCCTGACCCAGTCCCTTCCTCCCTTGCATTACGAATGGGCGGAGACGTTCGTCCAAGCGGGGCGGTTCACCGACGCCCTGGGTCAGTTCATCGACGCGCACGAAGGCGCCCGCGACACGGGCGACGACCGCATGGCACGGGCGTCCGCCGGCGGGGCCGCCTTGATGCACGCGGTGTTCGGGCGCGGCCGAGAGGCACAGACTCTGCTCGCGGACGTGCCGACCGGACTCGACGAAGAGAACGCGACCCTGTCAACGGTCCCGGGAGCGATCGCGCATGCCTGGCGTGACATCGACCGGTTGGAGTACGACCGAGCCTCGCGCATCCTCGCCCGCATCGAGGTGTCCGAATCGCCCTCGTACTGGGTGCCGTACTACATCGCCCGCACGACGCTCGCTGCGGCGGGACGGGAAGGCCCTCAGACACTCCTCGCCCATTTCGACACCTTCCTCGATTCACGGCCGACGTGGGGCGTCGCCGCTCCCGGACACGTCGAGGCGATCGGGATCATCCGCCACCTGCTGCTTCGCCAATTGGAACGGCCCGAGCAGGCGATGAAGGAGCTGAGTCTGCAGCCGGCCTCACCTCGAGCCGGATTGTTCCCGCAGGTGCAAGCCGTCACCCAGGCGCGCCATCTCCTCACCCTCGGACACGTGCATCAGGCGCGGCAACTCGTCCGGCCTCTCCTGAACGTCGAGAGCTCGCGGCCGCGCATCCTCATTCCCGCTCTCCTGCTCGCCGCCGAGACCGACGGTACGCAGAGCGCGGAGGTGTTCCTTCGCCGCGCGGCGGTCTTGGCACAGTGGCACGGTCACTACTCGCCGCTTCTGTACAGCTCGCCGGACGTCCGTTACCGCGTCACCGAGATCCTTTCCGAGTCGGGTGAGGATGTCGGCGACCGCATCCTTTCGCTTCCCTCGCATACCCGGACGTACGGAACCGACCTGCTCAGCGACCGCGAACGCGAGGTCGTCGAACTCGCCATGAACGGACTGAAGATCGTCGACATCGCGTCGCACCTTCACGTCAGCCCCAACACCGTGAAATCGCACCTCTTCCGCGTCTACCGAAAGCTGGAGATCTCCACGAAGAAGCAGTTGGCGGAGCGGATCGGGGCATATCGCTGA
- a CDS encoding helix-turn-helix domain-containing protein, producing the protein MLATTEASQALERAGWMPHASRAGIFDVVSAAEEGFAVSRILHDRGTFHRAIGGVPDDRAPGVVVMFQLDGRAVVETRDVGEVTLTPGQVLITPDDANLTYTARTPARRIEVAFGRLPPEVTGRSIQGSLDSTVYARLMIAAVNEVLNNVQAIAAPGLLRLRLGLWEFVSAIRDVLAPRPAETAPHARRIYDEAVRLVGRGASDERLTVRDLCESLHVSERHLRAVLSDHGDSPSGMIRRARVHRAAIVLHDDVPLRTERIDELARSLGYSGRRQLRREFRALVASSHEADLSVRVVALSLPAETRTLIGV; encoded by the coding sequence ATGCTCGCCACGACGGAAGCCTCCCAGGCCCTGGAACGCGCGGGATGGATGCCACACGCCTCCCGGGCCGGGATCTTCGACGTCGTCAGCGCCGCGGAAGAAGGCTTCGCCGTCTCGCGGATCCTGCATGACCGGGGTACCTTCCACCGCGCCATCGGCGGCGTTCCGGACGACCGCGCCCCCGGCGTCGTGGTGATGTTCCAGCTCGACGGCCGTGCGGTCGTCGAGACCCGCGATGTCGGGGAGGTCACCTTGACTCCGGGGCAGGTCCTCATCACCCCCGACGACGCGAACCTCACCTACACCGCGCGGACCCCCGCGCGGCGGATAGAGGTGGCCTTCGGTCGCCTGCCGCCCGAGGTCACCGGTCGTTCCATCCAGGGATCACTGGACTCCACGGTCTACGCGCGGCTCATGATCGCGGCGGTGAACGAAGTGCTCAACAACGTGCAGGCCATCGCCGCGCCGGGCCTGCTGCGATTGCGGCTCGGGTTGTGGGAGTTCGTCTCCGCGATTCGCGACGTCCTCGCGCCCCGCCCCGCCGAGACCGCCCCGCACGCCCGCCGGATCTACGACGAGGCCGTCCGCCTCGTCGGACGAGGGGCATCCGACGAGCGACTGACCGTACGCGACCTGTGCGAGTCGCTCCATGTCTCGGAGCGACACCTCCGCGCCGTGTTGTCGGATCACGGGGACTCACCGAGCGGGATGATCCGCCGAGCCCGGGTGCACCGGGCCGCCATCGTGCTGCACGACGACGTCCCCCTCCGCACCGAGCGGATCGACGAGCTCGCACGTTCTCTCGGATACTCGGGTCGCCGACAGTTGCGGCGGGAGTTCCGCGCCCTCGTCGCCTCGTCTCACGAGGCCGACCTGTCGGTGCGGGTGGTGGCGCTTTCCCTGCCCGCCGAGACCCGAACACTCATCGGCGTCTGA
- a CDS encoding DUF998 domain-containing protein, translating into MRPIQSRSAVLWIIAAAVYLVAEAVSATVFPGYSYATNYISDLGVPDVGTFQGRAIDSPLHVVMNVAFILHGVLFAAAALLTARSSGWRPGARRSFVALALVHAVGIILVGVFPGSQTNADNGLIVFHGLGAGMAIIAGNAAAVVAGFTLRRHNPRWLGPASITLGVVGLVGLVMLLVDSNSPAITLLPDGAWERLAVYAILVWEALAGITALATRERRDRVRA; encoded by the coding sequence ATGCGACCAATTCAGTCCAGGAGCGCCGTGCTGTGGATCATCGCGGCGGCCGTGTACCTCGTCGCGGAGGCGGTGAGCGCGACCGTCTTCCCCGGCTACTCGTACGCGACGAACTACATCAGCGACCTCGGTGTCCCCGACGTCGGGACGTTCCAGGGCCGTGCCATCGACTCTCCCCTGCACGTCGTCATGAACGTCGCGTTCATCCTGCACGGCGTGCTCTTCGCAGCGGCGGCGCTCCTCACCGCGCGAAGCAGCGGCTGGCGACCCGGCGCGCGCCGATCTTTCGTCGCCCTGGCGCTCGTCCACGCGGTCGGGATCATCCTCGTCGGCGTGTTCCCCGGGAGTCAGACGAACGCCGACAACGGGCTCATCGTGTTCCATGGCCTCGGGGCCGGGATGGCGATCATCGCGGGGAATGCCGCCGCCGTCGTGGCGGGATTCACGCTGCGCCGGCACAACCCTCGGTGGCTCGGCCCGGCGTCGATCACCCTCGGAGTCGTCGGTCTCGTCGGGCTGGTCATGCTCCTCGTCGACTCGAACTCCCCCGCCATCACCCTGCTGCCCGATGGCGCGTGGGAGCGTCTGGCGGTCTACGCGATCCTCGTCTGGGAGGCCCTCGCGGGCATCACGGCGCTCGCGACGCGAGAGCGCCGTGACCGGGTGCGCGCGTGA
- a CDS encoding helix-turn-helix domain containing protein: protein MTTVRRVRPTPAEIDEAILDATAALVARRGTRETSVQAVADATGFSKTGLLRRFPSKDALLDAAVEQCVRLTESVHDRVVELDDGPERDRASIAGLTDLALRHRGWAQVVLASIPPIADERLRPGLARIGDLVSEMFRLDDRSTLARRARVTGALGVLVTLSLTYQEETTAEAARPVITEICADALGLPAPERDR from the coding sequence GTGACCACCGTTCGCCGCGTCCGCCCCACGCCGGCGGAGATCGACGAGGCGATCCTGGATGCCACCGCCGCGCTGGTGGCGCGACGCGGAACGCGCGAGACCTCGGTGCAGGCCGTGGCCGACGCCACCGGCTTCTCCAAGACGGGCCTGCTCCGGCGGTTCCCCTCGAAGGACGCTCTGCTCGATGCCGCCGTGGAGCAGTGCGTGCGCCTGACCGAGAGCGTGCACGACCGCGTCGTCGAACTGGACGACGGCCCCGAGAGAGATCGAGCGAGCATCGCGGGACTCACCGACCTCGCTCTCCGCCATCGCGGGTGGGCGCAGGTGGTGCTGGCATCCATCCCGCCCATCGCCGACGAGCGGCTCCGACCGGGCCTGGCGCGCATCGGCGACCTCGTGTCGGAGATGTTCCGCCTCGACGACCGCAGCACCTTGGCCCGACGTGCGCGCGTGACCGGAGCCCTGGGCGTGCTCGTGACACTCTCCCTGACCTACCAGGAGGAGACGACGGCGGAGGCGGCGCGGCCCGTGATCACCGAGATCTGCGCGGACGCGCTCGGCCTCCCCGCACCCGAGCGTGACCGGTGA